From the genome of Pseudomonas sihuiensis:
TGGAATTCTCCAACACCACCAACCTGCCGGCGAAGATCTACGCCAACGAAGGTGTGGCGCAGATGCTGTTCCTGCAGTCCGATGAGGCCTGTGAGGTTTCCTACCGTGATCGTGGTGGCAAGTACCAGGGTCAGACCGGGGTAACCCTGCCCAAGGCCTGATCGCAGAAGCGTTGCCAGAAAGCCGGGCTTAGCCCGGCTTTTTTGTGCGCGCTAGCGTTTGGTCGGATAGCCTGAATTTACTGCTCATGTGGGGCTCCACCTGTAACAGTCCACGTTCAGGAGAACGACTCATGTCTTTGCTCGATCTCAATGCGGGAGGCATTCCCGGCCAGCCCGAGCCCGATATCCCTGATCAGCCAGGAAGACCCGTGCCGCCGCAGGAGCAGGGTGAGCCGACATTGCCCGATCAACCGCCGCCGGCGCCGGTGGCGCAGTGTCGGCCACGTGAGGTTTTCGAGCGCCTCGCCGCGCCAGCAGAGCGCATTGCCGGGGAGTGGCATTGATTTGCAGTGCAGACGAAAAAGCCGGGCGATGCCCGGCTTTTTCTTTCCGCCCTGCGGCGCTCAGGGCACCAGTGGCAGTTCGCGTTTGTGGCGTGTGTTGTCGTAGGTGCGAACGATGGTGGCATAGGCCTCGTCACTGACTTTCTCGCCATGCAGGAAGGCGTCGATTTCGGCGTAGGTGACGCCATGCGCCTCCTCGTCTGGTTTGCCTGGGCGCAGCTCTTCCAGGTCAGCGGTCGGCGTTTTCATCACCAGGTGCTGCGGAGCACCCAGGTGCTTGGCAATGGCACGTACCTGATTCTTCACCAGGCCGGACAGCGGGGCGAGGTCGCAGGCGCCGTCACCGAACTTTGTGAAAAAACCCATCACCGCCTCGGCGGCGTGATCGGTGCCGATCACCAGGCCATTGTTGGCGTTGGCGATGGCGAACTGGGCAACCATGCGGATGCGTGCCTTGATGTTGCCGACGACGAAATCGCGGCGGGCGTCGCTGAGTTTCTGTAAATGGGTGACCTGCTCGCCGAGGCCGGAGACGCTGTCGGCGATGTTTACTGTGTCTTGTTCATCGGCGCAGATGAATTTCAGCGAATCCTGGGCGTCATGCTCGTCGTGCTGAGCGTTGTGCGGCAGGCGCACGGCGATGAAGCGGTACGCAGTATCGCCTGTTTCGGCACGCAGCTCCTCGACCGAAATTTGGGCCAGGCGCCCGGCGGTCAGCGAGTCGACGCCGCCGCTGATGCCCAGGACCAGCACCTTGAGGCCGGAATTCTTCAGGGTGTTCTTGATGAAGGTCTTGCGCCGCTCGATTTCTGCACTCAGCGCAGCGTCGTCGGCGAACGGCGGCACCACGTCGAGGGCGGCGGCGATTTCGGCTTGGCGGTTGCTCATGTCTGGCTCCTCAGTGGGTCACGCGAAAGACGTGTTTCAGGTAATGGACGAAGTTCTCGTCGCGGCATTGGGTCTTGCCGGGCGTATCGGAAATCTTCGCTACCGGTTGACCGTTGCAGGCGATCATCTTGATCACGATGTTCATCGGCTCGACGCCGGGGATGTCGCAGGTCAGGTTGGTTCCGACCCCGAAGCTTACGTGGATTCGCCCGGAAAGTGCACGGTAGAGCCGCAGCGACTTGGGCAGGTCGAGCCCGTCGGAGAACACCAGGGTCTTGCTCATCGGATCGATGCCGAGTTTCTCGTAGTGGGCGATGGCTTTTTCCGCCCACACCAGTGGGTCGCCGGAGTCATGGCGCAGGCCGTCGAAGAGCTTGGCGAAGTACAGGTCGAAATCGGCGAGGAAGGCATCCATGGTGATGCAGTCGGTCAGGGCGATGCCTAGCAAACCGCGGTATTCGCGCACCCAGCAGTCGAGCGCGGCAATCTGGCTGTCGATCAGGCGTGGGCCGAGCTGCTGGTGCGCCATCAGCCATTCGTGGGCCATGGTGCCAATGGGCTTGAGGTCGAACTCGCGGGCCAGGTGCACATTGCTGGTGCCGACGAAGCGACCGGGGAAATCGCGCTTGAGGATGTGTACCGCCTGCTCCTGCACGCGGTAGGAGAAGCGCCTGCGGGTGCCGAAATCAGCCAGCTGGAAGCCGGCCAGTTCGCTCGGCGAGGCTTCGGCCTTGAGCCAATCGAGCTTCTCGTACAGGCGCTCGGCAGCCTGCTCCAGCAGCACTTCACGGTAGCGATAGCGGTTGCGTACCTCGCTGACGATGGCCAGCAGCGGCACCTCGAAGAGGATCACGTGCAACCAGGGGCCGCGCAGACGGATGCTCAACTGGCCGTCTTCGATGCTGGTGTGCACGTAGCGCAGGTTGAAGCGGAACAGGCTTAGAAAGCGAATGAAGTCCGGTTTGATGAACGGGATGCGTTCGAGGAAGGCCAACTGGTCGACGCTCAGGCTCAGCTCACTGAGGCGTTCGATCTGATAGCGGATCTCGGCCAGGTAGGGCGTCAGATCCTCGCTGCTGCGGCAGCGGAATTCCCATTCCACCTCGGCATTGGGGTAGTTGTGCAGCACCGCCTGCATCATGGTCAGCTTGTAGAAATCGGTGTCCAGCAGATTCTGTACGGTGCGGTCGGCGAAGATGCTCTCGCTCATCGCAGGTTCTCCTTGGCGAGGGTGCCATCCAGCTGTTCCAGGCTGGCAGCCAGTGTGATGCCCTGTTCGCGCATGGCGAGGCAGGCGGTTTCAGCCGTTTCGCTGGCGATGGCTCGGCAGGCCGGCAGATACACGATCACTTCGAAGCCGGCGCGACGCAGTTGCAGGGCGGTGGTCTTGACGCAGTAGTCCAGGGCCAGGCCGCCCATCAGTACAAGGTCGACGCCATTTTGCCGAAGAAATTCGATCACGCCCGTGCTGCGCTTCTCGGCCAGGTCGTGATAGCAGGCGCCGTAAGGGTGCAGGTCCGGCTCAACACCTTTCCACACGAAGTAGTCGTAATCCAGCGGCGCTGGCAGGCCATCGAGCAATTCGAAGCCGGGTGTACCAGGTACGCAGTGGCTGACCCAGGTCAGGTCGGCATTGGCCAGCGGCAGGGGGCGCAGCATCTCATCGTGTGTGTCGACGACCCAGGCCGCCTGCGGGCTATGGGCATCCTTGCTGCCGATGCGCAGCTGGGCGCGTGCGGCCAGTTGGTTCAGCGCCGGGACGATGGCATCGCCCTCGGGTACGGGGAGCTCGCTGGGGCATAGCGGGGTGAAGCCTTTCTGGGCGTCGACGTCGAAGCTGGCGATCTTCATGGTGCGCCTCCTTCTCGTGGGTGAGTGACTACATATTTCATCTGATGAAATATGTAGTCAAGCGTTTTCACCAAATCCTGCGTGAAAAAATATGAGTTATTGGTCAAGATGAAATAAGTAGATGAAGGAGCAAGGGACGGGATGAGTGCAGTGGAAGTGCTGGCCGGGGTGGATATCGTTGCCCTGCGCCTGAGCGAGGAGGGGGTGTTGCAGGTGCTGCTGCTGCGTCGCCAGCGCGAACCCTACGCCGGGCAATGGGCGCTACCGGGCGTGCTGGTCAACGGTCGTTGCGCCGATGCCAGCCTGGACGCCGCCGCAGCCCGTGCGCTGGCGGACAAGGCACGCCTGCAACCGCAGTATCTGGAGCAGGTGGCGACGGTGGGTAATGGTCTGCGAGATCCACGTGGCTGGTCGCTGAGCACCTGCTATCTGGCGCTGCTGGCACCCGACGCCGAGCCGCAGGATGAAAGTTTGCGCTTCGTCGATCTGTCGCGCGTCACTGCAGGGCAGCAGGCGTTGCCATTCGACCATACGCAACTGGTGCGCCTGGCAGCCGAGCGGCTGCGCGGCAAGTCGGTGTACAGCTCGCTGCCGCTGTACCTGCTGGCGCCGCGATTTACCGTGACCGAAGCGCTGACGGCGTTCCAGGCTTGTCTGGGCGAGCCGGTGCAGCACACCACCTTGCGCGGGAGGCTGGAACGGATGAAGGCGCAGGGTTGGATCAGTGATACCGGCGAGAAGAATTATCCGAAGATGGGGCGGCCACAGAACCTGCTGGAGCATCGTCCGCAAGAGTCTGAGGCCTTTATCTTCGACCGCAGCCTGCTGGCTTAGCAGGCCGTTGAAGAACTACCTACGTTGCCTTGCTGCGTTAAAAACAGGCTCGCGTGCGAGCCCAGTCAAAATGCTCATTTACAGCTCGTAAAGTCGACCGCGACTCCGATCGTTTTTCGCCTGTTTTTGCGGGGCCGCCACAGGTATTGCTCTGGCTGCCTCGCCTAGGTTTTTCAACGGCCTGTTCGCAGGCGCTCCCTGAATCGCAGGCAAAAAAATAGGCGCCAGAGGCGCCAGGGGAGCATTTCAATCGATGCATGTCTCTGAGCCTGCTTCGTCCGGGAAGTTCCATTCGGTGATGGAAAAAAGCCATCTTTTTTCTTCAGGCAAAAGAAAAGGCGCCAGGGGCGCCTTAAAACGATGATCTATGGAGTAAGTCGATTATTCAGAGTGGGGCGCTGAGGGAAAGGTTCAGCGTCGCCCGACGAACGGTCATTACTTGGCCGGCATCAGCAACAGGCGTTGGTTGCCGTAGACCTTGTCCAGGTTCTGTGCCTTGAACGGGAAGCTCATGTAGCCGCCCTTGAGCCATGACTCGATGCCGTCGGCATAGTGTGGGCTGGCCGGGTTGCCGGACTGGCCCGAGCTGTTGACGCCGACCAAGGGTTCGTCCGCGGCGAAATCCACCACGATGCGCATGGCCGGGATCAAGAAGGTGTTGAAATCCTGGCCCCAGGCGTAGGCGGAGACGTTCAGCGTGCTGTGGTCGCCTCCGGCCGGATAGGGGCCGCGATCCAGGTAACCTTTCAGGGCGTTGATGCTGGTGCGCTGGCTGGCGCTCATGTAAGGCGCCATGCGCGTGGTGTCCGTTACCCACTCATAGGTGTGCAGCTTGCCCCATTGCCAGTTGCGACGCTCGGCGCCCAATCGATTTTCCAACAGCTCGATGCTGGCGGCCAGGCTGCGCGCGAGGATGGTCGGCTTGTCTTCCTGCTCTGGCGTGCGGATGTCGTTCCAGAACGGGCTGTCGGCACGCCCAAGCAGATGATCGGCCTGCGCCGAATAGGAGGTGTTGGCGGTTTGCACCAGTGCCTTCCAGGCTGGACTGTTGTCCGGGCCCAGCTCGTCGAGGAAGATCTGCCGTGCGCTTTCATGCAGGAAGGCGCCGTAGATGGCGGCATCGGCCGAACTGGCGGCAAGCTTGCCGTCGAACGCCAGCAGGCGCTTCAGCGCTTCATCGGCACGTGCGCGCTGGCCAGCCGGCAGGGCAGCGATGGCCTGGCGCAGCGAGTCGTGCATGGCAGGGTCATTGAACATGGCCTGCAGTTTGGCGACGAAGGGCGAGGTCTGGTCGTACTGCATGGCGATCATGCTGCGGCCATCGTGACGGCCATTGCCGGCCAGCTCGGCGATGCGTTCGGCGCGTTCCGGGTAGTACCAGGAGCTGGACAGCTGCATGCCGTAACCGGGCGGCACGCTGCGTTCGTTGGCGGTGCCCAGCCAGCCTTGCGGCGGGTCCTGATCGTAAGGGTGCAGCATCGGGTCGGCGAAGCCGTCCCAGGCGTAGCGCTCGTCCCAGCCAGGGGAGGGCAGCAGGCCACGACCTTCGCGGCGATTCGGATAGCGCCCGGTGACCTGCCAGCCGATGTGCTGGGCGTCGGCGAAGACGATGTTCAGCGGCATGGCGCGGATCTCCCGCGTCGCCTCGAAAGCCTGGTCCACCGATTGTGCTCGCGACAGGTCGAAGAAGGCGTCGAGGCTCTGGTCACGCTCGAACTGGGTGGTTTTCAGCGCCAGGCCGTAACCGCTCTGCAGCGCCAGGGGCTGCAGCATATGTTTGCGTTCGCCCAGTACCGAGTTGAGCAGCGGGCCGTTGCGGGTTTCATAGAGGGTTTCGCGAATCGGGCGCTGGCCCTTGATGAAGAAGGTTTCCTGGCGCTCCATCACCGGTAGCCACTTGCCGTCGGCCTGGTACATCAGGCGGCTGCCTTCGCGTTTTATGCGCTCCAGGTAGATGTCCTGATTGTCGCCCATGACCATGGTCATGCCCCAGGCCAGCTTGCCGTTGTAGCCGGCCACCACCGCCGGTACGCCGGCCAGGGAGACGCCAGCGGCCTGATACTTGGGCGAGCGGATCTGCACGAAGCTCCACAGCGAGGGCATGCTCAGTGGCAGGTGCGTGTCATTGGCCAGCAGGCTCTTGCCGCCACGGCTGCGTTGCGGGGCGATGGCCCAGTTGTTCGAGGCGGCGACGCCGAGCATGTGTTGTTCGGCGATTTGCGCGGTTGTGCGGGAAATCGCCTGCAGGCCCGGCAACTGCCCCTTGAGGTCGAGGCCGGCGAGTTTTTCCGCCTCGGCGAAGGGCAGCGGTTCGTCCGGGTAGATCGGCAGCAGCCAGGGCAGCTTGTCGGCACCCACCTGCTGGGCCATGGTCAGCGCGGCGATCTCCTCCTGCAGGTTCACCGCCAGGCCGAAGTTGAGCAGACAGAACAACAGCACCGAGTCCTCGGGCTTCCAGTACTCGGGACGGTAGCCGGACTCGGCCAGATCCATCGGCATACGATCGCGGTAGCGGAACATATAGGCGTTGACGCCACGCGAATAGACCTCGAAGAAGCGCTTCAGGCGTGGCGAGGCGTCGGCGTAGAGAATTTCTGCATTCTTTTTCAGGTTGACCGCGCGCATGAAGCGGTCCATTTCCAGCACGCCGGGCCCCGCCATCTCGGCCAGGCGGCCTTGAGCCAGCAGGCGCATGCCGACCATCTGGCTGAGACGGTCACCGGCATGCACGTAGCCCAGGGTAAACAGCGCGTCGTGAAAATTGCTCGATTCGATCAGCGGCATGCCGAGTGCGTTACGCCGCACCGACGCACTCTCGGCCACGCCCTGGATGCGCTCAACGCCACGGGTAGGCGGCACGCTGTCGGCATAACGGCTGTTGAGCAGGGACTGGCAGCCGGCGAGGCTAATCAGTGAGGCGGCAAGAGTCAGGCGGGCCAGCGCGCGCATGGCGAAGTTCCTTGGTGTGCGGACGGTCGAGGCCGGTCGCGCAATGACCGGCCACAAAGGCGCCAAGGTAATAAGGCTGTCGCAGCCTGGCAAGAGGGGCTCAGGCGTTTGCTCGAGACCCTTTCAGTCCTTCGTCCAGTAACCAGCGTGCAGCGATGCGGGCAGCGGCCTTGTGCTGCAGTTCCAGCTCGTTGAAGCGTTTTTCGAAGCGCCGCCGTTCAGCCTTGTCCAGCGCTTTCCAGCCCGCATGCGTGGGCACCTCGGCGGTGGCTTCGAAGAGCAGATGGAACACCTGGCAGCGGCTGTCATTGCTCAGGGCGCTGTCATAGTTGTCAAGCAGCACCTTGATGCGGATGGCGCCTTCGATCAGTGGCAACTGCTCGTCGAGAAGACTGCTGGCGAGGATGTTCAGATCACCGCCGATGCGTTGCTGGCGTTCTTGCTGCGCTTCGTCACGGGCGCGCTGGTTCGCCCAGACGCGGAGCCACAGATGCCAGGCATAAGCGGCCAGCGCTGCGATCAGCAGCAGGCCGCTCAGCAGCAGGGTGAGGTTCAAGGCACTCATGCGCGGTTCAGGCGCCGTGGCACTTCTTGTACTTCTTCTCGCTGCCGCATGGGCAAGGATCGTTACGGCCGACATCCTTCAGCGCGTTGCGCACCGGCTCCTGATGGCCATGGTTGCAGTGCGGGCCGTGCACATGGCCGTGATCGTGATGATCGTGGTCATGGTTGCAGTCAGGGCCGTGGACGTGGGGTTGGTTGCTCATGGTGTTACTCGTGCAGGTTATTCGGGGATGAAATCGCCGGGAATTATCTCGCCATTACGCGACATGTGC
Proteins encoded in this window:
- the nadE gene encoding ammonia-dependent NAD(+) synthetase is translated as MSNRQAEIAAALDVVPPFADDAALSAEIERRKTFIKNTLKNSGLKVLVLGISGGVDSLTAGRLAQISVEELRAETGDTAYRFIAVRLPHNAQHDEHDAQDSLKFICADEQDTVNIADSVSGLGEQVTHLQKLSDARRDFVVGNIKARIRMVAQFAIANANNGLVIGTDHAAEAVMGFFTKFGDGACDLAPLSGLVKNQVRAIAKHLGAPQHLVMKTPTADLEELRPGKPDEEAHGVTYAEIDAFLHGEKVSDEAYATIVRTYDNTRHKRELPLVP
- the pncB gene encoding nicotinate phosphoribosyltransferase; amino-acid sequence: MSESIFADRTVQNLLDTDFYKLTMMQAVLHNYPNAEVEWEFRCRSSEDLTPYLAEIRYQIERLSELSLSVDQLAFLERIPFIKPDFIRFLSLFRFNLRYVHTSIEDGQLSIRLRGPWLHVILFEVPLLAIVSEVRNRYRYREVLLEQAAERLYEKLDWLKAEASPSELAGFQLADFGTRRRFSYRVQEQAVHILKRDFPGRFVGTSNVHLAREFDLKPIGTMAHEWLMAHQQLGPRLIDSQIAALDCWVREYRGLLGIALTDCITMDAFLADFDLYFAKLFDGLRHDSGDPLVWAEKAIAHYEKLGIDPMSKTLVFSDGLDLPKSLRLYRALSGRIHVSFGVGTNLTCDIPGVEPMNIVIKMIACNGQPVAKISDTPGKTQCRDENFVHYLKHVFRVTH
- a CDS encoding nicotinamidase codes for the protein MKIASFDVDAQKGFTPLCPSELPVPEGDAIVPALNQLAARAQLRIGSKDAHSPQAAWVVDTHDEMLRPLPLANADLTWVSHCVPGTPGFELLDGLPAPLDYDYFVWKGVEPDLHPYGACYHDLAEKRSTGVIEFLRQNGVDLVLMGGLALDYCVKTTALQLRRAGFEVIVYLPACRAIASETAETACLAMREQGITLAASLEQLDGTLAKENLR
- a CDS encoding NUDIX domain-containing protein; this translates as MSAVEVLAGVDIVALRLSEEGVLQVLLLRRQREPYAGQWALPGVLVNGRCADASLDAAAARALADKARLQPQYLEQVATVGNGLRDPRGWSLSTCYLALLAPDAEPQDESLRFVDLSRVTAGQQALPFDHTQLVRLAAERLRGKSVYSSLPLYLLAPRFTVTEALTAFQACLGEPVQHTTLRGRLERMKAQGWISDTGEKNYPKMGRPQNLLEHRPQESEAFIFDRSLLA
- a CDS encoding penicillin acylase family protein translates to MRALARLTLAASLISLAGCQSLLNSRYADSVPPTRGVERIQGVAESASVRRNALGMPLIESSNFHDALFTLGYVHAGDRLSQMVGMRLLAQGRLAEMAGPGVLEMDRFMRAVNLKKNAEILYADASPRLKRFFEVYSRGVNAYMFRYRDRMPMDLAESGYRPEYWKPEDSVLLFCLLNFGLAVNLQEEIAALTMAQQVGADKLPWLLPIYPDEPLPFAEAEKLAGLDLKGQLPGLQAISRTTAQIAEQHMLGVAASNNWAIAPQRSRGGKSLLANDTHLPLSMPSLWSFVQIRSPKYQAAGVSLAGVPAVVAGYNGKLAWGMTMVMGDNQDIYLERIKREGSRLMYQADGKWLPVMERQETFFIKGQRPIRETLYETRNGPLLNSVLGERKHMLQPLALQSGYGLALKTTQFERDQSLDAFFDLSRAQSVDQAFEATREIRAMPLNIVFADAQHIGWQVTGRYPNRREGRGLLPSPGWDERYAWDGFADPMLHPYDQDPPQGWLGTANERSVPPGYGMQLSSSWYYPERAERIAELAGNGRHDGRSMIAMQYDQTSPFVAKLQAMFNDPAMHDSLRQAIAALPAGQRARADEALKRLLAFDGKLAASSADAAIYGAFLHESARQIFLDELGPDNSPAWKALVQTANTSYSAQADHLLGRADSPFWNDIRTPEQEDKPTILARSLAASIELLENRLGAERRNWQWGKLHTYEWVTDTTRMAPYMSASQRTSINALKGYLDRGPYPAGGDHSTLNVSAYAWGQDFNTFLIPAMRIVVDFAADEPLVGVNSSGQSGNPASPHYADGIESWLKGGYMSFPFKAQNLDKVYGNQRLLLMPAK
- a CDS encoding DUF2489 domain-containing protein; translated protein: MSALNLTLLLSGLLLIAALAAYAWHLWLRVWANQRARDEAQQERQQRIGGDLNILASSLLDEQLPLIEGAIRIKVLLDNYDSALSNDSRCQVFHLLFEATAEVPTHAGWKALDKAERRRFEKRFNELELQHKAAARIAARWLLDEGLKGSRANA
- a CDS encoding SEC-C metal-binding domain-containing protein, encoding MSNQPHVHGPDCNHDHDHHDHGHVHGPHCNHGHQEPVRNALKDVGRNDPCPCGSEKKYKKCHGA